The following proteins are encoded in a genomic region of Aliiroseovarius sp. F47248L:
- a CDS encoding NADH:quinone oxidoreductase, with translation MTKDTGFFTCKNICWIIGALLGFAVFLMISGFIGLIVGIIVAIAAAILLQKFLCGEVVDTRPAKGAMTAASLSGNTARASAEAETTDEVAASAASIPAAAMDGAPVPVEAATAPPAPVTAEKPTAKETPAEKPKAKKTVAKKTVAKKPEAKKTSAKAATKAAPAKPAAATASEPTGKPKKPRTMKAPRKSGADDLKQLKGVGPKLEQTLNTLGFWHFDQIAKWGPDEITWVDDNLSFKGRIERDGWVEQAKTLAEGGETAFSKKVKKGDVY, from the coding sequence ATGACTAAAGATACCGGGTTTTTCACCTGCAAGAACATTTGCTGGATCATCGGCGCTTTGCTGGGGTTTGCAGTTTTCCTTATGATTTCTGGCTTTATCGGCTTGATTGTCGGTATCATCGTGGCGATTGCTGCGGCGATCTTGCTGCAAAAATTCCTTTGTGGCGAAGTGGTTGATACACGTCCCGCCAAGGGGGCCATGACCGCGGCAAGCCTGAGCGGAAACACCGCCCGTGCCTCGGCAGAGGCAGAGACGACCGACGAAGTGGCGGCGTCTGCGGCAAGCATTCCTGCAGCTGCAATGGATGGCGCACCCGTGCCGGTCGAAGCTGCGACCGCTCCGCCCGCGCCCGTGACCGCCGAAAAGCCAACCGCCAAAGAAACGCCTGCAGAGAAGCCGAAAGCGAAGAAAACGGTTGCGAAGAAAACGGTTGCGAAGAAGCCAGAGGCGAAGAAAACCTCTGCCAAGGCGGCAACTAAGGCGGCACCGGCCAAACCCGCCGCCGCGACGGCGTCCGAGCCGACTGGCAAGCCCAAAAAACCGCGCACCATGAAAGCACCGCGCAAATCTGGAGCGGATGACCTCAAACAACTCAAGGGTGTTGGACCGAAACTGGAGCAGACCTTGAACACTCTTGGCTTCTGGCATTTCGATCAGATCGCCAAATGGGGTCCGGACGAGATTACGTGGGTTGACGACAATTTAAGCTTCAAGGGCCGGATTGAACGTGACGGCTGGGTGGAGCAAGCCAAGACCTTGGCCGAGGGCGGGGAAACCGCGTTCTCGAAAAAAGTCAAAAAAGGCGATGTTTATTAA
- the nuoF gene encoding NADH-quinone oxidoreductase subunit NuoF, with amino-acid sequence MLQDKDRIFTNLYGMHDRTLAGAKTRGHWDGTAGIIKKGRDWIIEQMKASGLRGRGGAGFPTGLKWSFMPKESDGRPAYLVINADESEPGTCKDREIMRHDPHTLIEGALIASFAMNANTCYIYLRGEYIREREALQAAIDECYDAGLLGKNAAKSGWDFDLFLHHGAGAYICGEETALLESLEGKKGMPRMKPPFPAGAGLYGCPTTVNNVESIAVVPTILRRGPEWFAGFGRPNNSGTKLFGISGHVNNPCVVEEAMSISFEELIDKHCGGIRGGWDNLKAVIPGGSSVPCVRGENMRDAIMDFDYLRGELGSGLGTAAVIVMDKQTDIIKAIWRLAKFYKHESCGQCTPCREGTGWMMRVMERLMRGEAEVEEIDMLWDVTKQVEGHTICALGDAAAWPIQGLIRNFRDEIEDRIQVNKQGKASIAAE; translated from the coding sequence ATGCTGCAGGATAAAGACCGGATCTTTACCAACCTTTACGGCATGCACGACCGCACACTTGCGGGCGCAAAAACGCGCGGCCATTGGGATGGCACCGCCGGGATCATCAAGAAAGGCCGCGACTGGATCATCGAGCAGATGAAAGCCTCGGGCCTGCGTGGTCGTGGTGGGGCGGGTTTCCCAACCGGTCTGAAATGGTCCTTCATGCCGAAGGAAAGCGACGGCCGTCCGGCTTATCTGGTGATCAATGCGGACGAATCCGAGCCCGGCACCTGCAAAGACCGCGAGATTATGCGCCACGATCCGCACACGCTGATCGAAGGGGCGTTGATCGCGTCGTTCGCGATGAATGCGAACACTTGCTACATCTATCTGCGTGGCGAATATATCCGCGAGCGTGAAGCGCTTCAGGCCGCGATCGACGAATGCTATGATGCAGGCCTTCTCGGCAAGAATGCCGCGAAATCGGGTTGGGATTTCGACCTGTTCCTGCATCACGGGGCCGGGGCTTATATCTGCGGCGAAGAAACCGCGCTTCTGGAAAGTCTTGAGGGCAAGAAAGGCATGCCGCGCATGAAGCCGCCGTTTCCGGCTGGCGCGGGTCTGTATGGCTGCCCGACCACAGTGAACAACGTGGAATCCATTGCCGTTGTGCCGACCATTTTACGCCGCGGGCCGGAATGGTTCGCGGGCTTTGGTCGCCCTAACAACTCCGGCACCAAGCTGTTTGGTATCTCGGGCCATGTGAACAACCCCTGCGTCGTCGAAGAGGCGATGTCGATCTCGTTCGAAGAACTGATCGACAAGCATTGCGGCGGCATTCGCGGTGGTTGGGACAATTTGAAAGCCGTGATCCCCGGTGGCTCGTCCGTGCCATGCGTGCGCGGTGAAAACATGCGCGATGCGATCATGGATTTCGACTACCTGCGCGGAGAGCTCGGCTCGGGCCTTGGCACCGCGGCGGTGATCGTAATGGATAAGCAGACCGACATTATCAAAGCGATCTGGCGTCTGGCGAAGTTCTACAAACACGAAAGCTGCGGCCAGTGCACGCCTTGTCGCGAAGGCACCGGCTGGATGATGCGCGTGATGGAACGTCTGATGCGCGGCGAGGCTGAGGTCGAGGAAATCGACATGCTTTGGGACGTGACCAAGCAGGTGGAAGGCCATACGATCTGTGCCTTGGGTGACGCGGCGGCATGGCCCATTCAGGGCCTGATCCGCAACTTCCGCGACGAAATCGAAGACCGCATTCAAGTGAACAAACAAGGCAAGGCCAGCATCGCGGCGGAATGA
- a CDS encoding NADH-quinone oxidoreductase subunit E, whose protein sequence is MLRRLYHEQPESFAFTPANQAWAEAQITKYPEGRQASAVIPLLWRAQEQEGWLTKPAIEHVADMLGMADIRVLEVASFYFMFQLQPVGTVAHIQICGTTSCMICGAEDLIAVCREKIADKPHVVSADGKFSWEEVECLGACTNAPMAQIGKDYYEDLTAESLGKLLDDLAAGKVPVPGPQNGRYASEPLAGLTSLKEYDSGKTQYNASAQLATDLGDTVKRIDGTEVPLLTPWLGKNATSGKTQPPKPAASAKPANKQKPVRKVPEDDSKKIAKPPVKPAAAPVAGTETKKPRVMKAPRKSGADDLKLLKGVGPKLEGVLNGLGFWHFDQVANWGAEEIAWVDDQLSFKGRIERDGWVEQAKILADGGETEFSRKNKKG, encoded by the coding sequence ATGCTTCGCCGTCTGTATCACGAACAACCCGAAAGTTTCGCTTTTACCCCCGCCAATCAGGCTTGGGCCGAAGCACAGATCACGAAATATCCCGAAGGGCGTCAGGCCTCGGCTGTGATCCCGCTGTTATGGCGAGCGCAGGAACAGGAAGGCTGGCTGACCAAACCCGCGATTGAGCATGTGGCAGATATGCTGGGCATGGCCGATATTCGCGTGCTCGAAGTCGCCTCGTTCTACTTCATGTTTCAACTGCAACCTGTTGGAACTGTTGCGCATATTCAGATTTGCGGCACCACGTCCTGCATGATCTGCGGCGCGGAAGACCTGATTGCGGTGTGCCGTGAAAAGATTGCCGACAAGCCGCACGTCGTGTCCGCAGATGGTAAGTTCAGCTGGGAAGAGGTTGAGTGTCTTGGGGCCTGCACCAACGCGCCGATGGCCCAGATCGGCAAAGATTATTACGAAGATCTGACCGCAGAAAGCCTTGGCAAACTGCTGGATGATCTGGCCGCTGGCAAAGTGCCGGTGCCGGGTCCTCAGAACGGGCGCTATGCGTCTGAACCGCTGGCGGGGCTGACCAGCCTGAAAGAATATGACAGCGGCAAGACGCAGTATAACGCCAGCGCGCAACTGGCCACCGATCTTGGCGACACGGTCAAGCGAATTGATGGCACCGAAGTGCCTTTGTTGACGCCGTGGCTTGGCAAGAACGCGACCAGCGGCAAGACACAGCCACCGAAACCGGCGGCTAGCGCGAAGCCTGCAAACAAGCAAAAACCAGTGCGCAAAGTGCCCGAGGACGACAGCAAGAAAATTGCCAAACCTCCGGTGAAGCCTGCCGCCGCGCCGGTTGCGGGAACAGAAACTAAGAAACCCCGCGTCATGAAGGCCCCCCGCAAGTCGGGTGCGGATGACCTGAAACTGCTGAAGGGCGTCGGCCCCAAGCTGGAAGGTGTCCTGAATGGCCTTGGCTTTTGGCATTTTGATCAGGTTGCCAATTGGGGCGCGGAAGAGATTGCCTGGGTCGACGATCAACTGTCCTTTAAGGGTCGGATTGAGCGCGACGGCTGGGTAGAGCAAGCCAAAATCCTTGCAGACGGCGGCGAAACCGAGTTTTCGCGCAAGAACAAGAAGGGCTAG
- a CDS encoding NADH-quinone oxidoreductase subunit D codes for MMDGSKDFNDTLTGEQKIRNFNINFGPQHPAAHGVLRMVLELDGEIVERADPHIGLLHRGTEKLMESRTYLQNLPYFDRLDYVAPMNQEHAWCLAIEKLCGVEVPRRGSLIRVLFSEIGRILNHLLNITTQAMDVGALTPPLWGFEEREKLMIFYERACGARLHANYFRPGGVHQDLPPELIDDIEAWAHTFPSKIDDIDVLLTENRVFKQRNVDIGIVTEEDILNWSFSGVMVRGSGFAWDLRRAQPYECYDEFEFQIPVGKNGDCYDRYLVRMEEMRQSLKIMHQAIAKLRAPDGQGEVMARGKLSPPPRSEMKRSMEALIHHFKLYTEGFKVPAGEVYAAVEAPKGEFGVYLVADGTNRPYRAKIRAPGYLHLQAMDHVAGGHQLADVAAIIGTMDVVFGEIDR; via the coding sequence ATGATGGACGGATCCAAGGACTTCAACGACACCCTGACCGGTGAACAGAAGATCCGCAATTTCAACATCAACTTTGGCCCACAACACCCGGCCGCCCACGGCGTGCTGCGCATGGTGCTTGAGCTTGACGGCGAAATTGTCGAACGTGCTGACCCGCATATCGGTCTTTTGCATCGTGGCACCGAAAAGCTGATGGAAAGCCGCACCTATCTGCAAAACCTGCCATATTTTGACCGTCTTGATTACGTGGCGCCGATGAACCAGGAGCATGCCTGGTGTTTGGCGATTGAAAAGCTATGTGGCGTCGAAGTACCGCGTCGTGGTTCGCTCATCCGCGTGCTGTTCTCGGAAATCGGCCGTATCCTGAACCACCTTCTGAACATCACCACGCAAGCGATGGACGTGGGCGCGCTGACCCCGCCGCTGTGGGGCTTTGAAGAACGCGAAAAGCTGATGATCTTCTACGAGCGCGCTTGTGGGGCTCGTCTGCACGCAAACTATTTCCGCCCCGGTGGCGTCCATCAGGATCTACCGCCTGAGTTGATCGACGATATCGAGGCTTGGGCGCACACCTTCCCCTCGAAAATCGACGATATCGACGTGTTGCTGACCGAAAACCGGGTGTTCAAGCAACGCAACGTTGATATCGGCATCGTCACCGAAGAAGACATCCTGAACTGGAGCTTCTCGGGCGTGATGGTGCGCGGGTCGGGCTTTGCGTGGGACCTGCGCCGCGCGCAACCCTATGAATGCTATGACGAGTTCGAGTTCCAGATTCCTGTTGGCAAGAATGGCGACTGCTATGATCGCTACCTTGTCCGCATGGAAGAAATGCGTCAGTCGCTGAAGATCATGCATCAGGCCATCGCGAAACTGCGTGCACCGGACGGGCAGGGCGAAGTTATGGCGCGTGGCAAGCTGTCGCCGCCACCACGGAGTGAGATGAAGCGCTCGATGGAAGCGCTGATCCACCACTTCAAACTCTACACCGAAGGCTTCAAGGTGCCCGCAGGCGAGGTCTATGCCGCCGTGGAAGCGCCCAAGGGCGAGTTCGGCGTCTATCTGGTGGCGGACGGGACCAACCGACCCTATCGCGCCAAGATCCGCGCGCCGGGGTATCTGCACCTGCAAGCTATGGACCACGTGGCCGGTGGCCACCAACTGGCCGACGTTGCCGCCATCATCGGCACCATGGACGTCGTGTTTGGGGAGATCGACCGCTAA
- a CDS encoding DUF5337 domain-containing protein, with the protein MHSDPKNSVQREGRLAGLVIAFTGALWVGGTWVGKSLDWSNRTMALVDLLALAGFLFGLVVTYRIWRKRRADEG; encoded by the coding sequence ATGCACTCCGATCCAAAAAACAGCGTACAGCGGGAAGGGCGCCTGGCAGGTCTTGTCATCGCCTTCACCGGTGCGTTGTGGGTCGGTGGCACATGGGTTGGGAAAAGCCTCGACTGGTCCAATCGGACCATGGCGTTGGTGGATCTTCTGGCCCTTGCCGGGTTCTTGTTTGGCCTGGTGGTAACGTATCGGATCTGGCGCAAGCGCCGGGCGGATGAAGGATAA